In a single window of the Aminomonas paucivorans DSM 12260 genome:
- a CDS encoding LemA family protein codes for MKWIVLGIVAAVALWFLGIYNRFVRLRNLAQEAWSGVDVQLKRRWDLVPNLMESVKGYAAHEKQIFEDVAKLRSESLSATTPSAKAAVENAFTQSLRSVFAVAEAYPELRATENFQDLQRNLAELEEQIQMARRYYNGSVRDYNILVDSFPSLLVARAFSYGKMDFFDLDEAERAVPKVAF; via the coding sequence ATGAAATGGATCGTGCTCGGCATCGTCGCCGCCGTCGCCCTGTGGTTCCTTGGCATCTACAACCGCTTCGTCCGGCTGCGCAACCTGGCCCAGGAGGCCTGGAGCGGCGTGGACGTGCAGCTCAAGCGGCGCTGGGACCTGGTGCCCAACCTGATGGAGTCCGTCAAGGGCTACGCGGCCCACGAGAAGCAGATCTTCGAGGACGTGGCGAAGCTGCGGAGCGAATCCCTCTCCGCCACCACCCCTTCGGCCAAGGCGGCGGTGGAGAACGCCTTCACCCAGTCCCTGCGCAGCGTCTTCGCGGTGGCGGAAGCCTACCCGGAGCTGCGGGCCACGGAGAACTTCCAGGACCTCCAGCGCAACCTGGCGGAGCTGGAGGAGCAGATCCAGATGGCCCGGCGCTACTACAACGGCTCCGTGCGGGATTACAACATCCTGGTAGACTCCTTCCCCAGCCTGCTGGTGGCCCGGGCGTTCTCCTACGGCAAGATGGACTTCTTCGACCTGGACGAGGCGGAGCGGGCCGTCCCGAAGGTGGCGTTCTGA
- a CDS encoding DUF2207 domain-containing protein produces the protein MNRTPSRASFGGRVSFAALVLTLTLLLSALPGGAEERILGYESVVRVAPDASLEVTETLKVRAEGDQIRRGIYRDFPTRYRNAQGKRVRVPFDVLRVLLDGHPEDWHTEDRDNGVRLYAGSRDRTVVPGVHTYTLVYRTARQVGHFEGHDELYWNVTGNGWVFPIDRATCRILLPRKEGGTAPFLRQAAFTGAQGERGSGAIWRIGGDGSAFFETTRPLGPHEGLTVVASWPAGVVAPTEETRAGAEEGRGLILAGWALGGLTLLAFVLAWVKVGRDPKKGTLVPRFAPPEGFSPAACRTLWRMGGFDSRTFACALIHGAVKGALTLVQEEDSFRLELRNRNLPGLAPEEALLVRSFFPGDRGAFTFGDEEDETVRAAQDGVRRILKRGTEGTFFSSHRGWWALGASLSLLAAGTLLMGEGGGDPGPLALGVGALALLGVTGVLIRNVPAAWRRFRESRGLRRGLSRLLGLVGAVLAVPAFLAADLVLLALLAEEGSPAAALMTTVLGAADALFFWLLKAPSVAGRKALDELEGFRMYLSVAEKDRMNLLNPPERTPELFERFLPYALALDVEQHWSEQFADVLARAAREPGGYTPLWYAGGSFDPTRPDRFASSLGDSLSSHIASAATPPGSESGFSGGSSGGGGGGGGGGGW, from the coding sequence ATGAACCGCACCCCAAGCCGCGCCTCCTTCGGGGGGCGCGTTTCCTTTGCGGCCCTGGTCCTGACCTTGACCCTGCTCCTTTCGGCCCTCCCCGGGGGGGCGGAGGAGCGGATCCTGGGCTACGAAAGCGTGGTGCGCGTCGCCCCCGACGCCTCCCTGGAGGTGACGGAGACCCTGAAGGTCCGGGCGGAGGGGGATCAGATCCGCCGGGGCATCTACCGGGACTTCCCCACCCGCTACCGGAACGCCCAGGGGAAGAGGGTCCGGGTGCCCTTCGACGTGCTCCGGGTCCTCCTGGACGGGCACCCCGAGGACTGGCACACCGAGGACCGGGACAACGGGGTGCGCCTCTACGCGGGAAGCCGGGACCGGACGGTGGTCCCGGGGGTGCACACCTACACCCTCGTCTACCGCACCGCCCGGCAGGTGGGACACTTCGAGGGCCACGACGAGCTGTACTGGAACGTCACGGGCAACGGCTGGGTCTTCCCCATCGACCGGGCCACCTGTCGCATCCTCCTCCCCCGGAAGGAGGGGGGGACGGCACCCTTCCTCCGCCAGGCCGCCTTCACGGGCGCCCAGGGGGAACGGGGCTCCGGTGCGATCTGGCGGATCGGCGGGGACGGCTCCGCCTTCTTCGAGACCACCCGGCCCCTGGGGCCCCACGAGGGGCTCACGGTGGTGGCCTCGTGGCCCGCAGGGGTGGTGGCCCCCACGGAGGAGACCCGGGCGGGGGCGGAGGAGGGACGAGGGCTGATCCTGGCGGGCTGGGCCCTGGGAGGGCTCACCTTGCTGGCCTTCGTCCTGGCCTGGGTGAAGGTGGGGCGGGACCCCAAGAAGGGCACCCTGGTCCCCCGCTTCGCCCCCCCCGAGGGTTTCTCCCCCGCCGCCTGCCGAACCCTCTGGCGCATGGGAGGGTTCGACTCCCGCACCTTCGCCTGCGCCCTCATCCACGGGGCGGTGAAGGGAGCCCTGACCCTGGTCCAGGAGGAGGACTCCTTCCGCCTGGAGCTGCGAAACCGCAACCTCCCGGGGCTGGCCCCGGAGGAGGCCCTCCTGGTGCGGTCCTTCTTCCCCGGGGACCGGGGAGCCTTCACCTTCGGGGACGAGGAGGACGAGACGGTCCGGGCAGCCCAAGACGGGGTCCGCCGGATCCTCAAGAGAGGCACAGAGGGGACCTTCTTCTCCTCCCATCGGGGCTGGTGGGCCCTGGGGGCGTCCCTCTCCCTGCTGGCCGCCGGAACCCTCCTGATGGGGGAAGGGGGAGGCGATCCGGGCCCCCTCGCCCTGGGCGTGGGGGCGCTGGCCCTCCTGGGGGTGACGGGGGTGCTGATCCGCAACGTTCCCGCCGCCTGGAGACGCTTTCGGGAAAGCCGGGGCCTCCGCAGGGGGCTCTCCCGCCTCCTGGGGCTGGTGGGGGCGGTCCTCGCCGTCCCGGCGTTCCTGGCGGCGGACCTGGTGCTCCTGGCCCTCCTGGCGGAGGAGGGCTCCCCCGCCGCCGCCCTGATGACGACGGTCCTGGGAGCCGCCGACGCCCTGTTCTTCTGGCTCCTCAAGGCCCCCAGCGTCGCGGGGAGGAAGGCCCTGGACGAGCTGGAGGGCTTCCGCATGTACCTCTCCGTGGCGGAGAAGGACCGCATGAACCTGCTCAACCCGCCGGAGCGCACCCCGGAGCTTTTCGAGCGCTTCCTCCCCTATGCCCTGGCCCTGGACGTGGAGCAGCACTGGTCGGAGCAGTTCGCCGACGTGCTGGCCCGGGCCGCCCGGGAGCCCGGAGGGTACACCCCCCTCTGGTACGCCGGGGGGAGCTTCGACCCGACCCGGCCGGACCGGTTCGCCTCCTCCCTGGGGGACAGCCTCTCCTCCCACATCGCCTCCGCCGCCACGCCCCCGGGAAGCGAGTCGGGCTTCAGCGGCGGCTCCTCCGGGGGCGGGGGAGGAGGCGGGGGAGGCGGCGGCTGGTAG
- a CDS encoding zinc-binding metallopeptidase family protein: protein MEEKGRKAAPAPGSKAWERYGDDPRREAAVEGLMDFVTRCKTERETVRHLEGRLREEGFGPLEAPGPKGVFLNWKDRALAAYRSGRKPLGAGVRLVAAHADSPRIDLKPRPLYEDGGLLMGDGHYYGGLKKYQWVNLPLALHGEVHRTDGTTVRLALGEDPSDPVLLVPDLAPHLDREQENRKASETVTGENLDALLGHRPRTGEEKDPVKAAVLALLEERYGFGEEDLTSSDLALVPAGPARRVGVDGALVGAYGLDDRVCVFCGFEAFLEARDLPRGAVFLALDREEIGSEGVGGAQGALLELFLGELLGREGCGSVLDLRRCLAASEALSADVTEGGNPLYKESFDPRQTPRPGDGPAMMKVTGQRGKYDASEARGEFVARVRRALEGENVPWQTGSLGRVDKGGGGTVAKYLSRSGMDVLDLGPALLSMHAPYELVSTADVLASREAYRAFYEGD, encoded by the coding sequence ATGGAGGAGAAGGGTCGGAAGGCCGCCCCCGCCCCGGGGAGCAAGGCCTGGGAGCGCTACGGGGACGATCCCCGCAGGGAGGCGGCGGTGGAGGGGCTGATGGACTTCGTCACCCGGTGCAAGACGGAGCGGGAGACGGTGCGGCACCTGGAAGGGCGGCTTCGGGAGGAGGGCTTCGGCCCCCTGGAGGCCCCGGGCCCCAAGGGGGTCTTCCTGAACTGGAAGGATCGGGCCCTGGCGGCCTACCGATCGGGGAGGAAGCCCCTGGGCGCGGGGGTTCGCCTGGTGGCGGCCCACGCCGACTCCCCGCGCATCGACCTGAAGCCCCGTCCCCTCTACGAGGACGGGGGGCTCCTGATGGGGGACGGGCACTACTACGGGGGGCTCAAGAAGTACCAGTGGGTGAACCTGCCCCTGGCGCTCCACGGGGAGGTGCACCGCACCGACGGCACGACGGTGCGACTGGCCCTGGGGGAGGACCCGTCAGATCCGGTGCTTCTGGTGCCCGACCTGGCCCCCCACCTGGACCGGGAGCAGGAGAACCGCAAGGCCAGCGAGACCGTGACGGGGGAGAACCTGGACGCCCTTCTGGGGCATCGTCCCCGGACGGGTGAGGAGAAGGACCCGGTGAAGGCGGCGGTGCTGGCCCTGCTGGAGGAGCGCTACGGCTTCGGGGAAGAAGACCTCACCTCCTCGGACCTGGCCCTGGTTCCCGCGGGGCCCGCCCGAAGGGTGGGGGTCGACGGGGCCCTGGTGGGGGCCTACGGCCTGGACGACCGGGTCTGCGTCTTCTGCGGTTTCGAGGCGTTCCTGGAGGCTCGGGACCTGCCCCGGGGGGCGGTCTTCCTGGCCCTGGACCGGGAGGAGATCGGCAGCGAGGGGGTGGGAGGCGCCCAGGGGGCCCTGCTGGAGCTGTTCCTGGGGGAGCTGCTCGGCCGGGAGGGGTGCGGTTCCGTCCTGGACCTGCGGCGGTGCCTCGCCGCCTCGGAGGCCCTGAGCGCCGACGTCACCGAGGGGGGCAACCCCCTGTACAAGGAGTCCTTCGATCCCCGGCAGACCCCCCGGCCCGGGGACGGCCCGGCGATGATGAAGGTCACCGGGCAGAGGGGAAAGTACGACGCCAGCGAGGCCCGGGGGGAGTTCGTCGCCCGGGTTCGCCGGGCACTGGAGGGGGAGAACGTGCCCTGGCAGACCGGGAGCCTGGGGCGGGTGGACAAGGGGGGCGGCGGCACCGTGGCCAAGTACCTGAGCCGCTCAGGCATGGACGTGCTGGACCTGGGGCCCGCGCTTCTGTCCATGCACGCCCCCTACGAGCTGGTGAGCACGGCGGACGTGCTGGCCTCCCGGGAGGCCTACCGGGCGTTCTACGAGGGGGACTGA
- a CDS encoding zinc ribbon domain-containing protein — protein sequence MICEQCGFTNAPDARFCILCGGALVPPEASALQDPDPKLCPGCGTPNEGLARFCSRCGASMEGAPRRSEAPEAAAPLPHDPEEVPPAPLTETPSVSSLPEDPSPQEVSSPEGAPAPEPEEPSDQEEDALSPPEGEEPDLPSSPEDEPLADDLPEPSSGPEGETALLPPEAAPPEPTGPEPEAPAREDEASLLDEALFPREEPQVPESPEEGPREEAPERRDDPAPEPEATPEAAASPSPEEEIGMGRRLPRLSLPRLSAGKILHALARFLVLALLLAVGLGIGVLWSFFQGG from the coding sequence ATGATCTGCGAACAGTGCGGCTTCACCAACGCTCCCGACGCCCGGTTCTGCATCCTCTGCGGCGGCGCCCTCGTCCCGCCCGAAGCCTCCGCCCTCCAGGACCCGGACCCCAAGCTCTGCCCGGGCTGCGGAACCCCCAACGAGGGACTGGCCCGCTTCTGCTCCCGATGCGGGGCCTCCATGGAGGGGGCACCCAGACGCTCCGAGGCGCCGGAGGCCGCAGCCCCCCTCCCCCACGACCCGGAGGAGGTCCCCCCTGCCCCTCTGACCGAAACGCCTTCCGTCTCTTCCCTCCCGGAGGATCCGTCCCCCCAGGAGGTTTCTTCCCCCGAGGGGGCACCCGCCCCGGAGCCGGAGGAGCCCTCGGACCAGGAAGAGGATGCCCTTTCCCCCCCCGAGGGGGAGGAGCCCGATCTGCCAAGCTCTCCCGAAGACGAGCCCCTTGCCGACGATCTCCCCGAACCCTCTTCGGGCCCCGAGGGCGAGACCGCCCTTCTCCCCCCCGAGGCCGCGCCGCCCGAGCCGACAGGCCCCGAACCGGAGGCCCCGGCGAGGGAAGACGAGGCGTCCCTCCTGGACGAGGCCCTCTTCCCCCGGGAAGAACCGCAGGTCCCCGAATCCCCCGAGGAGGGCCCCAGGGAGGAAGCGCCGGAACGCCGGGACGACCCCGCCCCGGAACCGGAGGCTACGCCCGAGGCCGCGGCCTCTCCCTCCCCCGAAGAGGAGATAGGCATGGGGCGTCGCCTTCCCCGCCTCTCCCTGCCCCGCCTCTCTGCGGGAAAAATCCTCCACGCCCTGGCTCGGTTCCTGGTCCTGGCGCTGCTGCTGGCGGTGGGATTGGGCATCGGAGTGCTCTGGTCCTTTTTTCAGGGCGGTTGA
- a CDS encoding DEAD/DEAH box helicase, whose product MTTPRFDEFSLRPELLRALERKGFENPMPVQVRILEDDTLLDGDLIVQARTGSGKTLAFALPLLQRMERGERTPQVLVLSPTRELAQQTAREFQWVGGEMGIRPASLVGGMDMDRQIRSLRDGAAVVVGTPGRVLDHLRRGTLRPEGIQSLILDEGDHMLDLGFRDELESIMSALGTVERTWLFSATMPEDVVTLARKYLNAPRKISLVTDAARHEDIAQRAYVIPSRRRFEGLANVLLCEHPKRALLFCATRMETQELAERLGDEGFRAMALHGDMTQRERNNALESFRRGRVDLLVATDVAARGLDIDGLSHVIQYGLPGCLETFIHRSGRTGRAGHEGRNVILLTAREARQFKSLVSHTALDIEWLPAPDASEVEGISRAEFEKTLLESPEDEEAYREWAQQLLQREDTEELLAGLLARAFGSQARGYAIREDVEAEMAREQNRRYDPRPTGRGSDRPLRKLLDGAVTMKFAQGRQDGWEVGALLGALCRGLGVRREDVGNIRLRDHCAFVELSPHAAAQLEGRRERLAREGLNGAQEADALPPRPRRDGARPARTRR is encoded by the coding sequence ATGACCACCCCGCGATTCGATGAGTTTTCCCTTCGGCCCGAGCTGCTCCGCGCCTTGGAGCGCAAGGGCTTCGAGAATCCCATGCCCGTGCAGGTCCGCATCCTTGAGGACGACACCCTGCTGGACGGGGACCTGATCGTCCAGGCCCGCACCGGCTCCGGCAAGACCCTTGCCTTCGCCCTGCCCCTGCTCCAGAGGATGGAACGGGGCGAACGGACCCCCCAGGTCCTGGTGCTCTCCCCCACCCGAGAGCTGGCCCAGCAGACCGCCCGGGAGTTCCAGTGGGTGGGCGGCGAGATGGGCATCCGCCCCGCCAGCCTGGTGGGAGGCATGGACATGGACCGGCAGATCCGTTCCCTCCGGGACGGGGCCGCCGTAGTGGTGGGCACCCCGGGACGGGTGCTGGACCACCTGCGCCGGGGCACCCTCCGGCCCGAGGGCATCCAAAGCCTCATCCTGGACGAGGGGGACCACATGCTGGACCTGGGCTTCCGGGACGAACTGGAGTCCATCATGAGCGCCCTGGGGACGGTGGAGCGCACCTGGCTCTTCTCCGCCACCATGCCCGAGGACGTGGTGACTCTGGCCCGGAAGTACCTCAACGCCCCCCGGAAGATCTCCCTGGTCACCGACGCGGCCCGACACGAGGACATCGCCCAGCGGGCCTACGTGATCCCTTCCCGCCGCCGCTTCGAGGGACTGGCCAACGTGCTCCTCTGCGAGCACCCCAAGCGGGCCCTGCTGTTCTGCGCCACCCGCATGGAGACCCAGGAACTGGCGGAGCGTCTGGGGGACGAGGGCTTCCGCGCCATGGCCCTCCACGGGGACATGACCCAGAGGGAGCGGAACAACGCCCTGGAGTCCTTCCGCCGCGGTCGGGTGGACCTGCTGGTGGCCACGGACGTGGCCGCCCGGGGCCTGGACATCGACGGCCTCTCCCATGTGATCCAGTACGGCCTGCCCGGCTGCCTGGAGACCTTCATCCACCGCAGCGGCCGCACCGGCCGGGCGGGGCACGAGGGGCGCAACGTGATCCTCCTCACCGCCCGGGAGGCCCGGCAGTTCAAGAGCCTGGTGTCCCACACCGCTCTGGACATCGAGTGGCTCCCCGCCCCGGACGCCTCGGAGGTGGAAGGCATTTCCCGGGCGGAGTTCGAGAAGACCCTCCTGGAAAGCCCCGAAGACGAGGAAGCCTACCGGGAATGGGCCCAGCAGCTCCTCCAGAGGGAGGACACGGAGGAACTCCTCGCGGGGCTCTTGGCTCGGGCCTTCGGCAGCCAGGCCCGGGGCTACGCCATCCGGGAGGACGTGGAGGCGGAGATGGCCCGGGAGCAGAACCGGCGCTACGACCCTCGCCCCACCGGACGGGGTTCCGACCGTCCCCTGCGCAAGCTCCTGGACGGAGCGGTGACCATGAAGTTCGCCCAGGGCCGCCAGGACGGCTGGGAGGTGGGAGCTCTTCTGGGCGCCCTCTGCCGGGGTCTGGGGGTTCGCCGGGAGGACGTGGGGAACATCCGGCTCCGGGACCACTGCGCCTTCGTGGAGCTGTCCCCCCACGCCGCCGCCCAGCTGGAGGGCCGCCGGGAGCGTCTGGCCCGGGAGGGACTGAACGGCGCCCAGGAAGCGGACGCCCTGCCCCCGCGTCCCCGCCGGGACGGCGCCCGGCCCGCCCGGACTCGCCGCTAG
- a CDS encoding SH3 domain-containing C40 family peptidase, producing MVPCRSFRALFWLLLAASLLGALPCLAQEPVADLERLPQDVRTYLPPDPDRPLLEGAAREEATDRFLKRHFSPWAPDFPLPDAAKTRKGWQELAGSEGLGENRRPVPASLRRSWLEAACAAPFGEENRCGVVLLPADLRLLPTSRALFEPLTRDGGGGYPFDQLQNSTLKPGEAVRLLHRTPDGAWAFVAAGTANGWVESSRVAPADEAFRSLWLAGPYLAVLDDPTALKDETGRFRCLAPLGTLLPRTPDGAALIPVADEATGLARGIPVHLPEGSAAPFPLEATPRNLAETANRLVGQTYGWGGSFGLRDCSATTRDLFLPFGVWVPRNSGEQAKLPGRDLASLSPVDREAALMREGVPFATLVHMKGHILLYLGPYEGRPLVLHNFWSLRTRDTGRILVGRCAVTTLTPGAERRDLDPEKSLLHRVRRMVFPLEGRDLP from the coding sequence ATGGTCCCATGCCGATCCTTCCGTGCCCTCTTCTGGCTTCTTCTCGCCGCGTCCCTCCTTGGGGCGCTTCCCTGCCTCGCCCAGGAACCCGTGGCGGACCTGGAACGGCTCCCCCAGGACGTGCGGACCTACCTGCCCCCGGATCCGGACCGACCCCTGCTGGAGGGAGCCGCCCGGGAGGAGGCCACCGACCGGTTTCTGAAGCGCCACTTCTCCCCCTGGGCCCCGGACTTTCCGCTGCCCGACGCGGCGAAAACCCGAAAGGGCTGGCAGGAACTGGCGGGATCGGAAGGGCTGGGGGAGAACCGCCGCCCCGTCCCCGCCTCCCTCCGGCGCTCCTGGCTGGAGGCGGCCTGCGCCGCCCCCTTCGGGGAGGAGAACCGTTGCGGCGTGGTGCTCCTCCCGGCGGACCTGCGTCTCCTGCCCACCTCCCGAGCCCTTTTCGAACCCCTCACCCGGGACGGGGGCGGAGGCTACCCCTTCGACCAGCTCCAGAACAGCACCCTCAAGCCCGGGGAGGCGGTGCGTCTCCTCCACCGCACCCCCGACGGAGCCTGGGCCTTCGTGGCGGCGGGAACCGCCAACGGCTGGGTGGAGTCCTCCCGGGTAGCCCCGGCGGACGAGGCCTTCCGCTCCCTCTGGCTGGCGGGACCCTACCTGGCGGTCCTGGACGACCCCACCGCCCTCAAGGACGAGACGGGACGCTTCCGATGCCTGGCCCCCCTGGGGACCCTGCTCCCCCGCACACCCGACGGCGCGGCGCTGATCCCCGTGGCGGACGAGGCCACGGGGCTGGCCAGGGGGATCCCCGTGCACCTGCCCGAGGGATCCGCCGCCCCCTTCCCCCTGGAGGCGACACCCCGCAACCTGGCGGAGACGGCAAACCGCCTGGTGGGTCAGACCTACGGGTGGGGCGGCTCCTTCGGCCTGCGGGACTGCTCCGCCACCACCCGGGACCTCTTCCTCCCCTTCGGGGTCTGGGTGCCCCGCAACTCCGGCGAGCAGGCCAAGCTGCCCGGGCGGGACCTGGCCTCCCTGTCTCCGGTGGACCGGGAGGCGGCGCTGATGCGGGAGGGGGTACCCTTCGCCACCCTGGTGCACATGAAGGGACACATCCTCCTCTACCTGGGTCCCTACGAGGGGAGGCCCCTGGTACTGCACAACTTCTGGAGCCTCCGCACCCGGGACACCGGGCGGATCCTGGTGGGGCGCTGCGCCGTCACCACCCTCACCCCCGGGGCGGAGCGCCGGGACCTGGACCCGGAAAAGAGTCTTCTGCATCGGGTCCGCCGCATGGTCTTCCCCCTGGAGGGAAGGGATCTCCCGTGA
- a CDS encoding homoserine dehydrogenase, with translation MTWKLALAGCGNVGTALLEILHRKGAELATRHGFDCRVCLVTDPLRGVALNPEGLDLGTLLEKLRNGGTFNGLPEGLGSFESLLARSGANLFADATPTNLTTGEPGLTHLRVALSRGVHATTSSKGPLAVAAEELESLAKRHGALFRYEGAVMSGTPLVALIRENLAGCAVTKVEGILNGTTNYMLTRMEEGLSYGEALAEAQGKGYAEADPTADVEGWDAAVKVAILSRVVSGVALPVDRVDRTGISALTPEDLRTAKEEGRRIRLVATLIPDPESPVAKVAPERLPLDHPLASVRGATNAATLHTDHLGPITITGPGAGRTETGQALLTDLLAIARLAREEN, from the coding sequence ATGACCTGGAAACTGGCTCTGGCGGGCTGCGGCAACGTGGGAACGGCCCTGCTGGAGATCCTGCACCGCAAGGGGGCGGAGCTGGCGACGCGCCACGGTTTCGACTGCCGGGTCTGCCTCGTCACGGACCCCCTGCGGGGGGTGGCCCTGAATCCCGAGGGGCTGGACCTGGGGACGCTGCTGGAGAAGCTGCGCAACGGGGGCACCTTCAACGGCCTGCCCGAGGGCCTGGGCTCCTTCGAGTCCCTCCTGGCCCGCTCCGGGGCGAACCTCTTCGCCGACGCCACCCCCACCAACCTGACCACCGGCGAGCCGGGGCTGACCCACCTGCGGGTGGCCCTGTCCCGGGGAGTCCACGCCACCACCAGCAGCAAGGGCCCCCTGGCGGTGGCGGCGGAGGAGCTGGAGAGCCTGGCGAAACGCCACGGCGCCCTCTTCCGCTACGAGGGGGCCGTGATGAGCGGCACCCCCCTGGTGGCCCTGATCCGGGAAAACCTGGCGGGCTGCGCCGTCACCAAGGTGGAGGGCATCCTCAACGGCACCACCAATTACATGCTCACCCGCATGGAGGAAGGGCTCTCCTACGGGGAAGCCCTGGCGGAGGCCCAGGGAAAGGGCTACGCCGAGGCGGATCCCACGGCGGACGTGGAGGGATGGGACGCGGCGGTGAAGGTGGCCATCCTCTCCCGGGTGGTCTCCGGCGTCGCCCTGCCCGTGGACCGGGTGGACCGGACGGGCATCTCCGCCCTCACTCCGGAGGACCTCCGCACGGCCAAGGAGGAAGGGCGGCGGATCCGGCTGGTGGCCACCCTGATCCCCGACCCGGAATCCCCGGTGGCCAAGGTGGCCCCGGAACGCCTGCCCCTGGACCACCCCCTGGCTTCGGTCCGGGGGGCCACCAACGCGGCGACCCTCCACACGGACCACCTGGGCCCGATCACCATCACCGGCCCCGGGGCGGGACGCACCGAGACGGGACAGGCCCTGCTGACGGACCTGCTGGCCATCGCCCGCCTGGCGAGAGAAGAGAACTAA
- a CDS encoding type II toxin-antitoxin system YafQ family toxin, translating to MYVIKPTSRFKKDIRGIAKSGGDLSRMVRVVELLAQDIPLPSRYRDHELKGEWLGHRECHLAPDWLLIYMKDREILVLTLTRTGTHSELFKE from the coding sequence ATGTACGTGATTAAACCCACATCGCGTTTCAAGAAAGACATACGGGGGATCGCCAAGAGCGGGGGCGATCTCTCGCGCATGGTTCGCGTGGTGGAACTGTTGGCTCAAGACATCCCCCTGCCATCTCGCTACCGAGACCACGAACTCAAGGGGGAGTGGCTCGGACACCGGGAGTGTCATCTCGCCCCGGACTGGTTGCTGATCTACATGAAGGACCGGGAGATTCTCGTCCTGACCCTCACCCGTACCGGAACCCACTCGGAGCTTTTCAAGGAGTAG
- a CDS encoding DUF4403 family protein, with amino-acid sequence MKVLCALGLLCCLLGGALSASAEETVTWTPPEPEQVPFVPEDAGTLSQLAVTFEATYGELQALGDRKLPRRLEGKDRVTQGSLTGEVRYTVTREGALKVRPEGGGIALEVPLAFKARFSGGAGGLGLPFSAEADGSLTATLVTRPVLNPDWTVSTRPVVRLAWRKAPGIHVLGARLTFQGLADRFLNDWVESKKARLDPILNENLKLKQRAEKVWKDLGKPLKIGEEPPLWLVVRPERFRASALETGPGGVKLSAGLDARITALAGAIPVLPLAYPSLPPLATGGPLDGAFRVILPATVHYAFINGLIAQNWSGRDVDLPMGGKVHLERFGVGGSGDRFVITAEVTGTGSEGRSAQGRMQLSGKPVYDPATRTLRVTGLTADPGTVRAVSAQAAWLLEGPWIQALGDSLVFPVGERLDQLRSLLEGALAGGRPYGDLVLTGKVEGLGVVGVRVDGQGIHARGEAHGTLKVGPRK; translated from the coding sequence GTGAAGGTTCTGTGCGCGTTGGGTCTGTTGTGTTGTTTGTTGGGAGGGGCCCTTTCGGCCTCGGCCGAGGAGACGGTCACCTGGACGCCCCCGGAGCCGGAGCAGGTTCCCTTCGTCCCGGAGGACGCGGGAACCCTATCCCAGCTGGCGGTGACCTTTGAGGCGACCTACGGGGAACTTCAGGCCCTGGGGGACCGAAAGCTCCCCCGGCGGCTGGAAGGCAAGGACCGGGTGACCCAGGGCTCCCTCACCGGGGAGGTACGCTACACCGTGACCCGGGAGGGGGCACTGAAGGTGCGCCCCGAGGGGGGAGGCATCGCCCTGGAGGTGCCCCTGGCCTTCAAGGCCCGGTTCTCCGGGGGAGCGGGGGGGCTGGGGCTTCCCTTCTCCGCAGAGGCGGACGGTTCCCTCACCGCCACCCTGGTGACCCGGCCCGTCCTGAACCCGGACTGGACCGTCTCCACCCGGCCGGTGGTGCGCCTGGCCTGGCGCAAGGCCCCGGGGATCCACGTCCTGGGGGCGCGACTCACCTTCCAGGGCCTGGCGGACCGGTTCCTGAACGACTGGGTGGAGTCCAAGAAGGCCCGACTGGACCCCATCCTCAACGAGAACCTGAAGCTGAAGCAGCGGGCCGAGAAGGTCTGGAAGGACCTGGGCAAGCCCCTGAAGATCGGGGAGGAGCCTCCCCTGTGGCTGGTGGTGCGGCCGGAGCGCTTCCGAGCCTCCGCTCTGGAGACGGGGCCGGGGGGCGTGAAGCTCTCCGCGGGGCTGGACGCCCGGATCACCGCCCTGGCCGGGGCGATCCCGGTGCTTCCCCTGGCCTACCCCTCCCTTCCCCCCCTTGCCACCGGGGGGCCTCTGGACGGGGCCTTCCGGGTGATCCTCCCCGCCACGGTGCACTATGCCTTCATCAACGGCCTCATCGCCCAGAACTGGTCCGGCCGGGACGTGGATCTGCCCATGGGGGGCAAGGTCCACCTGGAGCGATTCGGCGTGGGGGGCAGCGGGGACCGGTTCGTGATCACCGCGGAGGTCACCGGGACGGGTTCCGAAGGCCGGTCCGCCCAGGGGCGGATGCAGCTCTCCGGGAAGCCCGTGTACGACCCCGCCACCCGGACCCTTCGGGTCACGGGGCTGACGGCGGACCCGGGAACGGTCCGGGCGGTCTCCGCCCAGGCGGCGTGGCTGCTGGAGGGGCCCTGGATCCAGGCCCTGGGGGACAGCCTGGTCTTTCCGGTGGGAGAGAGGCTGGACCAGCTTCGCTCCCTCCTGGAGGGAGCCCTGGCGGGCGGGCGTCCCTACGGCGACCTGGTCCTCACGGGGAAGGTGGAAGGCCTGGGGGTGGTGGGCGTCCGGGTGGACGGCCAGGGCATCCACGCCCGGGGCGAGGCCCACGGTACCCTGAAGGTCGGTCCCAGGAAGTAG